Proteins encoded in a region of the Puniceibacterium sp. IMCC21224 genome:
- a CDS encoding folate-binding protein YgfZ, with translation MTQSDRTILSVSGPDATDFLQGLVTNDVTRLRSGLVYTALLTPQGKYRADFFLVPDQQADSAEGETILIDVAPDLASDLMRALTMYKLRSKVAVTQIDRQVTRGLGTPPDGTFSDPRDPAMGWRGYHGQPGDDDIDWDARRVTACVPASGIELTADTFILEAGFERLNGVDFRKGCYVGQEVTARMKHKTELRKGLAPVTVTGSAPVGTAIDADGKAAGVLYTQSGGAGIAYLRFDRANGPMTAGTARVTRQS, from the coding sequence ATGACCCAATCCGACCGCACGATCCTGTCCGTCAGCGGCCCTGACGCAACGGACTTTCTTCAGGGGCTGGTGACGAACGACGTAACACGCCTGCGCAGCGGGCTGGTTTATACCGCATTGCTGACCCCGCAAGGCAAGTATCGCGCCGACTTCTTTCTGGTTCCCGATCAGCAAGCAGACAGCGCAGAAGGCGAAACGATCCTGATCGACGTGGCCCCGGATCTTGCCAGTGATCTGATGCGCGCGCTGACAATGTACAAACTTCGATCCAAGGTCGCTGTGACACAAATTGACCGCCAGGTCACACGCGGGCTGGGCACACCGCCCGACGGCACCTTTTCTGACCCGCGCGACCCGGCGATGGGCTGGCGTGGCTATCACGGCCAGCCTGGCGATGATGATATCGACTGGGATGCGCGACGTGTGACGGCCTGTGTACCGGCAAGCGGCATCGAACTGACCGCCGACACCTTTATCCTTGAGGCCGGGTTCGAGCGCCTGAATGGCGTTGATTTCCGCAAGGGCTGCTATGTCGGGCAAGAGGTCACCGCCCGGATGAAACACAAGACCGAACTGCGCAAGGGCCTGGCCCCAGTCACCGTCACCGGCAGCGCCCCGGTGGGCACCGCGATTGACGCCGACGGAAAAGCGGCAGGTGTGCTGTATACCCAGTCCGGCGGCGCGGGCATCGCCTATTTGCGCTTTGACCGCGCAAACGGCCCGATGACAGCCGGTACAGCGCGGGTGACGCGCCAAAGCTGA
- a CDS encoding ABC transporter ATP-binding protein, which yields MSSKIPPEPRPPGAPGAGALILWLWRKYLNKHIRLLLVALVFMMLEGSMFGLLSYMMKPMFDQVLVGGSQQALYWVALVIFAIFTARAIASVLQKVLLTRISQLTVADIRQDLLAHLMTLDSSFHQTFPPGYLMQRIEGDVEAINKVWRTIITGAGRDVIALISLFAVAISVDWRWTLAALVGTPLLVAPAIFLQKYVRANARITRDVAAKLSTRLNEVFHGIVPVKLNRLEHYQWNRYRELTRKRIRTEVRSSLGQAAIPGLIDVMSGVGFVVVLFYGGSEILSGEKTVGDTMAFFTALGLAFEPLRRLGAFSGVWQVAAASIERIKELLEIVPDLRDPANPRPAPQGVPEIVLDDVHVAYGDTPVLRGTSFVAEAGKTTALVGASGAGKSTVFNLLTRLAEADQGRITIGDVRVTDMRLGDLRALFSVVSQDALLFDETLRDNILLGQGGIPQDRLTAALDAAHVTDFLPRLSDGLDSPVGPRGSNLSGGQRQRVAIARALLRNTPVLLLDEATSALDAQSEAVVQAALDRLSEGRTTLVIAHRLSTIRSAHKIVVMDQGRVVDQGTHDELLSRGGHYADLHRLQFNET from the coding sequence ATGAGCAGCAAGATCCCGCCGGAACCACGCCCCCCCGGTGCGCCGGGCGCGGGGGCACTGATCCTGTGGCTCTGGCGCAAATATCTTAACAAACATATCCGGCTGCTGCTGGTCGCACTGGTGTTCATGATGCTCGAAGGGTCGATGTTCGGCCTGCTCAGCTATATGATGAAACCGATGTTCGATCAGGTGCTGGTCGGCGGCAGCCAACAAGCGCTATACTGGGTCGCGCTGGTGATCTTTGCCATCTTTACCGCGCGGGCGATTGCTAGCGTGCTGCAAAAGGTGCTGCTGACGCGGATTTCGCAACTGACGGTGGCCGATATCCGGCAGGATCTGCTGGCGCATCTGATGACGCTGGACAGCAGCTTTCATCAAACCTTTCCGCCCGGCTATCTGATGCAGCGGATTGAGGGCGACGTCGAAGCCATCAACAAGGTCTGGCGTACCATCATCACAGGTGCCGGGCGCGATGTGATCGCCCTCATCTCACTGTTCGCAGTGGCGATTTCGGTCGACTGGCGCTGGACACTGGCGGCGCTGGTGGGCACGCCCCTGCTGGTGGCGCCGGCGATATTCCTGCAAAAATATGTGCGCGCCAACGCCCGCATCACCCGCGATGTCGCCGCGAAACTGTCGACCCGGCTGAACGAAGTGTTCCACGGCATCGTTCCGGTGAAACTCAACCGGCTCGAACACTACCAATGGAATCGCTACCGCGAACTGACCCGAAAACGCATCCGCACCGAGGTCAGGTCGAGTCTGGGACAGGCCGCAATCCCCGGCCTGATCGACGTGATGTCGGGCGTCGGATTTGTCGTGGTGCTGTTCTACGGCGGGTCCGAAATCCTGTCAGGCGAAAAGACTGTCGGCGACACCATGGCGTTTTTCACCGCGCTTGGCTTGGCGTTTGAACCGCTGCGCCGTCTGGGTGCCTTCAGCGGCGTCTGGCAAGTGGCTGCTGCCAGTATCGAACGAATCAAAGAACTGCTCGAGATCGTGCCCGACCTGCGCGACCCCGCCAATCCGCGCCCCGCACCGCAGGGGGTGCCGGAAATCGTGCTGGACGATGTTCACGTGGCCTATGGCGATACCCCCGTTCTGCGCGGCACCAGTTTTGTCGCTGAGGCGGGCAAGACCACTGCGCTGGTCGGGGCTTCGGGTGCCGGGAAATCCACCGTCTTTAATCTGCTGACCCGTCTGGCCGAAGCCGATCAAGGCCGCATCACCATCGGCGATGTCAGAGTGACCGACATGCGGCTGGGCGATCTGCGGGCGCTGTTTTCAGTGGTGTCACAGGACGCGCTGCTGTTCGACGAAACCCTGCGTGACAACATTCTGCTGGGGCAGGGCGGCATCCCGCAGGACCGCCTGACCGCCGCGCTGGATGCAGCACATGTGACCGATTTCCTGCCGCGCCTGTCGGACGGTCTTGACAGCCCCGTGGGACCGCGGGGATCGAACCTGTCGGGGGGGCAGCGCCAGCGCGTGGCCATTGCCCGTGCCCTGCTGCGCAACACGCCCGTCCTGTTGCTGGACGAGGCCACCAGCGCCCTTGATGCCCAATCCGAGGCGGTGGTGCAGGCCGCTCTTGACCGACTATCAGAGGGGCGCACAACGCTGGTCATCGCGCATCGTCTGTCGACCATCCGCAGCGCCCACAAGATTGTGGTGATGGATCAGGGCCGCGTTGTCGATCAGGGCACCCATGACGAACTGCTTTCGCGCGGTGGGCACTACGCCGACCTGCACCGGCTGCAATTCAACGAGACCTGA
- a CDS encoding alanine--glyoxylate aminotransferase family protein, with protein MSLAHGRPYLAIPGPSVMPDAVLRAMHVASPNIYEGDLPAMMAGIVPDLKRVARTDGQVAMYIANGHGAWEAALANTVGVGEEILVAVTGRFGYGWADMAEGQGIKAQILDHGRQSPIDPQRVADALRADTDRKIKAVLAVHVDTSSSSRSDIAALRQAIDAVGHPALLMVDCIASLACDVFEMDAWGVDVMVAGSQKGLMVPPGVSFVFFNARAADVRAAIARVPRYWDWQPRANAEFPYQYFGGTSPTHHLFGLRAALDMIHAEGIEAIWARHATLARAIWAACDVWGDGGPLSLNITAPAYRSHAVTALRLGAPYGSALRTWTDTEAGLVLGIGLGMSEPDDPDGTGFFRIGHMGHINPHMILGMLGTIEAGFIALKIPHGSGAVSAAAQVIAGG; from the coding sequence ATGTCACTGGCCCACGGTCGCCCCTATCTGGCCATTCCCGGCCCCTCTGTGATGCCGGACGCTGTGCTGCGTGCGATGCATGTGGCGTCGCCCAATATCTACGAAGGTGATTTGCCTGCGATGATGGCGGGGATTGTGCCAGACCTGAAACGGGTGGCGCGGACCGACGGTCAGGTGGCGATGTATATCGCCAATGGACACGGCGCATGGGAGGCGGCGCTGGCCAATACCGTTGGTGTGGGCGAAGAAATCCTTGTCGCCGTCACCGGGCGCTTTGGCTATGGCTGGGCCGACATGGCCGAGGGGCAGGGGATCAAGGCGCAGATCCTTGATCACGGCCGCCAAAGCCCGATTGATCCGCAGCGTGTTGCCGATGCTCTGCGCGCCGACACCGACCGCAAGATCAAGGCGGTGCTGGCGGTGCATGTAGACACCTCGTCCTCGTCCCGTTCTGACATTGCAGCGCTGCGTCAAGCCATTGATGCGGTTGGTCATCCGGCGTTGCTGATGGTTGATTGCATTGCTTCGCTGGCCTGTGACGTGTTCGAGATGGATGCCTGGGGCGTGGACGTAATGGTAGCGGGGTCGCAAAAGGGGCTGATGGTGCCGCCCGGCGTTTCCTTTGTGTTTTTCAACGCCCGCGCCGCCGACGTGCGCGCCGCCATCGCGCGCGTGCCGCGCTATTGGGACTGGCAGCCGCGGGCCAATGCCGAGTTCCCGTATCAGTATTTCGGCGGCACCTCTCCGACGCATCACCTCTTTGGTCTGCGCGCGGCGCTCGATATGATCCACGCCGAAGGGATTGAGGCGATCTGGGCCCGTCACGCCACGCTGGCCCGCGCGATCTGGGCCGCCTGCGATGTGTGGGGCGACGGCGGTCCGCTGAGTCTGAACATCACCGCCCCGGCCTATCGCAGTCATGCGGTGACGGCGCTGCGGCTGGGCGCGCCTTATGGCAGTGCCTTGCGGACATGGACCGATACCGAGGCCGGGCTGGTGTTGGGAATCGGGCTGGGCATGTCCGAACCGGACGACCCCGATGGCACCGGTTTCTTTCGCATCGGACACATGGGGCACATCAACCCGCACATGATTTTGGGAATGCTGGGCACGATCGAGGCCGGTTTCATCGCGCTCAAGATCCCACATGGCTCGGGCGCGGTGTCGGCAGCGGCGCAGGTCATCGCCGGGGGCTGA
- a CDS encoding glycosyltransferase, translating into MRAPITVIIPTLDAERVLPATMSALMEGLEAGLIRELVLSDGGSMDTTPDLADAAGAVWITGPRSRGGQLRRGAEVARGDWLLFLRAGMVLHPGWAKEMRAAISEPGAYYFYLRLGGRGAWPKLRAGWANLRARVFGLAYGNQGLLIDIATYGTTGGFADAPRFEDVAMARALSGRLRSLPVTAETQARGSAAVVRHDASALRLVWRRFQVMLSSDPRARAETLPH; encoded by the coding sequence ATGCGCGCGCCAATCACCGTTATCATTCCAACACTTGACGCCGAGCGGGTTCTGCCTGCCACGATGTCCGCCCTGATGGAGGGGCTGGAGGCGGGGTTGATCCGCGAACTTGTGCTGAGTGATGGCGGGTCTATGGATACGACACCGGATCTGGCGGATGCGGCGGGTGCGGTCTGGATCACGGGGCCTCGATCTCGTGGCGGACAGCTGCGGCGCGGCGCCGAGGTGGCGCGCGGAGACTGGCTGCTGTTTTTGCGGGCAGGCATGGTCCTGCACCCCGGCTGGGCGAAAGAGATGCGCGCGGCGATCTCGGAACCCGGCGCCTACTATTTTTACCTGCGTCTGGGTGGGCGTGGCGCGTGGCCAAAGCTGCGGGCGGGGTGGGCCAATCTGCGGGCGCGGGTCTTTGGGCTGGCTTACGGCAATCAGGGGCTGCTGATCGACATCGCCACATATGGCACCACTGGCGGTTTTGCCGATGCACCCCGGTTCGAGGATGTGGCCATGGCCCGCGCGCTGAGTGGTCGGTTGCGCAGCTTGCCCGTGACGGCAGAGACGCAGGCGAGAGGGTCGGCGGCTGTGGTGCGTCACGACGCTTCGGCGCTGCGCCTTGTCTGGCGTCGGTTTCAGGTGATGCTAAGTTCGGATCCCCGCGCGCGCGCGGAGACACTGCCACACTGA
- the efp gene encoding elongation factor P, producing the protein MPKINGNEIRPGNVLEHNGGLWAAVKVDHVKPGKGGAFAQVEMKNLRNGSKLNERFRSADKVERVRLDQRDMQFLFETDGMLTFMDTETYEQVELPADILGERRPFLQDGMTILVEFHDSEALNATLPQKVTCRIVETEPVVKGQTAANSFKPALLDCGIRVSVPPFVGQDEDIIVNTETMEYSERA; encoded by the coding sequence ATGCCAAAGATCAACGGAAACGAAATTCGCCCCGGCAACGTGCTGGAGCATAACGGCGGTCTCTGGGCGGCTGTCAAAGTAGACCATGTAAAGCCGGGCAAGGGCGGGGCCTTTGCCCAGGTCGAAATGAAGAACCTGCGCAACGGGTCCAAGCTGAACGAACGCTTTCGATCTGCGGACAAGGTCGAGCGCGTGCGCCTTGATCAACGGGACATGCAGTTTCTCTTCGAGACCGACGGCATGTTGACCTTTATGGATACCGAGACCTATGAACAGGTCGAACTTCCTGCCGATATCCTTGGCGAACGGCGGCCCTTTCTTCAGGATGGCATGACCATTCTGGTAGAGTTCCATGACAGCGAGGCGCTGAACGCGACGCTGCCGCAAAAGGTCACTTGCCGGATCGTCGAGACCGAGCCGGTGGTCAAGGGGCAGACTGCCGCCAACAGCTTTAAGCCGGCGCTGCTGGATTGCGGAATCCGGGTGTCGGTGCCGCCTTTTGTCGGGCAGGATGAAGACATCATCGTGAACACCGAAACAATGGAATATTCCGAGCGCGCCTGA
- a CDS encoding DUF6280 family protein, producing the protein MRDFVDGTAYNSEQGNRARKLFAAVVLAALDDAIADDKKYGNGPEQIARWARSRDGREVLSCAGIDPNERVVTGLMDFVGKGVRTSVALSREESERRHAAQQSEAA; encoded by the coding sequence ATGAGAGATTTCGTTGATGGTACCGCGTATAACAGCGAGCAGGGCAACCGTGCGCGCAAGCTGTTCGCGGCTGTGGTACTCGCTGCTCTGGACGATGCCATTGCCGATGACAAGAAGTATGGCAATGGCCCCGAGCAGATCGCCCGTTGGGCACGGTCGCGCGATGGCCGCGAAGTGCTGTCCTGCGCCGGTATTGACCCGAACGAACGCGTTGTGACGGGCCTGATGGATTTCGTCGGCAAAGGTGTGCGCACCTCTGTCGCACTGTCGCGGGAAGAGAGCGAGCGTCGTCACGCTGCGCAGCAGTCCGAAGCCGCCTGA
- a CDS encoding IS3 family transposase (programmed frameshift), producing MAPRYSDEFRRDAVRIATSSGLTRPQIASDLGVGVSTLNKWVQHHQNDDLMSGPHEDVEKENARLRKENRLLREEREVLKKGDDLLRRPKGVRFAFIDTWKKIWPIEFLCRVLRVTSRGFRAWKIRPISRSQRDDMVLLAHIREQHRLSLQSYGRPRMTEELRDLGLVVGHRRVGRLMRENAIKVIRTRKHKVTTNSNHAFNVAPNFLDQDFSADGPNQKWAGDISYIWTSEGWLYLAVIIDLYSRRVIGWAVSNRMKRDLAIKALDMAVGLRKPPKGCIHHTDRGSQYCSGDYQKSLKQHGFLVSMSGKGNCYDNSMVETFFKSLKAELIWCQKWATRRQAEGAIFQYINGFYNPRRRHSSLGGKSPLAFERRAA from the exons TTGGCACCAAGATACAGCGACGAGTTCAGACGTGATGCGGTTCGCATTGCAACAAGCAGTGGACTGACGCGACCTCAGATTGCGTCTGATTTAGGGGTTGGTGTTTCGACACTGAACAAGTGGGTTCAACACCATCAGAATGATGACCTGATGTCCGGCCCGCATGAGGATGTGGAGAAGGAGAACGCCCGCCTTCGCAAAGAGAACCGGCTACTCCGCGAGGAGAGGGAAGTGTTAAAGA AAGGCGACGATCTTCTTCGCAGGCCAAAAGGCGTGAGGTTTGCCTTTATCGACACCTGGAAGAAGATCTGGCCCATTGAGTTTCTATGCCGCGTTTTGCGGGTAACTTCCCGTGGGTTTCGCGCCTGGAAGATCCGCCCTATCAGCCGAAGCCAGCGAGATGACATGGTGCTGTTGGCCCATATCAGAGAACAACACCGCCTTAGCCTGCAAAGCTACGGCCGACCTCGCATGACGGAGGAACTGCGCGATCTCGGTCTTGTTGTCGGGCACCGCCGGGTAGGCCGGTTGATGCGTGAGAACGCGATCAAGGTTATTCGAACCCGTAAACATAAAGTCACGACTAACAGCAATCACGCCTTCAATGTCGCCCCCAACTTTCTTGATCAGGACTTCTCTGCTGATGGCCCAAACCAAAAATGGGCAGGGGACATTTCCTACATCTGGACGAGCGAGGGATGGCTGTATTTGGCAGTGATCATCGATCTTTACTCCCGCCGGGTCATTGGCTGGGCGGTCAGTAACCGGATGAAGCGGGACCTGGCCATCAAGGCATTAGACATGGCAGTAGGGCTGCGAAAGCCACCCAAAGGCTGTATCCATCATACGGATCGTGGCTCTCAATACTGTTCAGGTGACTATCAGAAAAGTCTGAAGCAGCATGGATTTCTGGTCTCAATGAGCGGCAAGGGAAATTGTTATGACAATTCCATGGTCGAGACCTTCTTCAAATCTCTGAAAGCCGAACTGATCTGGTGTCAGAAATGGGCGACCCGCAGACAAGCAGAAGGAGCAATATTCCAATACATCAATGGGTTCTACAACCCGCGAAGACGGCATTCATCCCTTGGCGGGAAAAGTCCCTTGGCTTTCGAGAGACGGGCTGCCTAA
- a CDS encoding tyrosine-protein phosphatase: MLGKFWNRVEQTERRVRRSFGKDITDPSARRWSKFHYQFFDHAFLRSFWTNFFQIAPGVYRSNQPTHARFEKYAAMGIKTVVNLRGEEKYSHYLFEKESTEALGMTLVNAKLWARMAASRARIVHVIDVLRAAEKPLMFHCKSGADRAGFVAALYLLVFEDAPVADARKQLGLKYIHLDFTKTGIQDYILDVYAARTARDPIGFEAWIRTEYDSKVIQHGFDSQIPADRLGLTT; this comes from the coding sequence ATGCTGGGAAAATTCTGGAACCGTGTCGAGCAAACTGAGCGCCGTGTGCGTCGCTCGTTCGGGAAAGATATCACTGATCCTTCGGCCCGGCGCTGGTCGAAATTTCACTATCAGTTCTTTGATCACGCATTTCTGCGCAGCTTCTGGACTAACTTTTTCCAGATCGCGCCGGGTGTCTACCGCTCGAACCAGCCAACGCACGCCCGGTTCGAAAAATACGCCGCGATGGGCATCAAGACCGTTGTGAACCTGCGCGGCGAAGAGAAATATTCGCATTACCTCTTTGAGAAAGAGAGCACCGAGGCGCTGGGTATGACGCTGGTCAATGCCAAGCTGTGGGCCCGCATGGCCGCCAGCCGCGCCCGCATCGTGCATGTCATCGACGTGCTGCGCGCCGCCGAAAAGCCGCTGATGTTTCACTGTAAATCCGGCGCGGACCGGGCAGGCTTTGTCGCAGCACTGTATCTGCTGGTGTTCGAAGACGCACCCGTCGCCGACGCGCGCAAGCAGCTGGGCCTGAAATACATCCACCTGGATTTCACCAAGACCGGGATTCAGGACTATATTCTGGATGTTTATGCCGCCCGAACCGCCCGCGATCCCATCGGATTCGAGGCGTGGATTCGTACCGAATACGACAGCAAGGTGATCCAGCACGGATTTGACTCGCAAATTCCCGCGGACCGGCTTGGGTTGACCACATGA